Genomic segment of Desulfofundulus luciae:
TATATTAGTTTCACCGGATAGGTCGTAATGTAAAATTTTTAGTATCGTTCAGGTGGCAAGCCATTATACAATTTGGGAAAAAAGTGGGGGAGTATTTATGAACCGGGTTTTCGTTTGCTGCGGTGTCCTGCGCCCGGAATTGGAGAAGGTGTTTGCCGAACTGGCCAAGGACAAGGGAGTTGCAGAGGAAAGGATTTACCTGGAGCCGGTCTTGCATGTGAACCTGGACAGGTTAAAGCAGTCCCTGGCCGGGGCCCTGTCCGGGGCGGTGGGGGAGGGTAAAAGGGTGCTTGCAATATATGGCTATCTGTGTCACCCGGAAATGGAAGCCTTGGTCAAGGGGTATGGGGCTCTGGTATCCACGGCCCGCAACTGCATCGAAATGCTGCTGGGGGAGGACATGGCCAGGCTTGATGCAGAGGCCAGGACATTTTACTTAACCCCGGGGTGGCTGAAAAACTGGAAGCAGATCTTCATCGAAGGGCTTGGGTGGGACAGCATTGACGCCCGCCAGAAATTTGGCCTTTACGACCGCATCCTGCTCCTGGATACGGGAGTGATGCCTCTGGATGAAGAAGAAATCCTCGAGTTTTTTGATTACACCCGGGTGCCGGTGGAAATCCGCCGGTTTAAGCTGCAAAACCTGCGATACCTGGTGCAAAAAATGCTGAAGGAAGCGGAGTTTCATGTCGATTACTGAAAGCTTGCAAAAACTGGCACGAAGCCTGAACCTCTGTGCTCTGGGGGCGGCACCGGTGGAGCGTTACCGGGAAGCGCCACCCGGGCACCGGCCGGATGATTTTCTGCCGGGGGCCAGGAGCGTTGTTACCTTCGCCTGCCGTCTCAGTGACGGGCCGTTAAACAATCTGCCGCACGCCCGCAACCAGTACATGGTGGAATTCGAGGCGGTGAATCGCATTTTGCTTGATGCGGCCTATAGGATTGCCCGCTTTCTAGAAAACCAGGGGTTTGAGAGCATGCCCTTCGGCCCAGAGGCGGCCATTGGCGATTATGCCCGGCTAAAAGGAGACTTTTCCCACAAACATTCGGCCGTCCTTTGTGGACTGGGCAGTTTTGGCATTAACAACCTGCTACTGACCCCGGAACACGGGCCCCGCGTGCGCCTGGCCAGCGTGGTAACCACGGCGGAGCTGGATTACAACGAGCCCCTGTCCGGCGAACTCTGTAGAAGATGCCTTAAATGTGTGCAGGTGTGCCCCTCCGGTGCGCTGGAGCAATGGGAAGGAAGGTATTCTTCCCAAACCGGGTGGATAATTAACAAGGAAAAATGCGCCCATTATATGTTCGTGGTCAATGCGGGAAAAAGGTGCGGCATATGTGTATCCGCCTGCAAACTCCCGGCCAAAAAATGCGGTGGCAATTAAGTGCCTGAGGACGGCTGCGGCTTTCTGTCTTCCCGTACTTTGTATATGCTACCAGGTAAGGGGCAACGCTATAATCAATGCTGCGAGTGGCATTTTTGCAATTGGGGTGTTATGAACATGGAGCCTGAAAGGCGTGTCGTTTACTTCGACAACGCGGCTACCTCCTGGCCCAAGCCGCCGGAAGTGCTGGCGGCCATGGAGCATTGCCTGCGGGAAGTGGGAGCCAACCCGGGGCGGGCGGGGCACAAGCTGGCCCTGGCAGCTAACCGCCTGGTGGACGAAACGAGGAAGGAACTGGCTGCCCTGTTCAACATCCGGGATTCCGACCGCATCGTGTTCGGCTTGAATGCCACCGAAGCCCTGAACCTGGCCATCAAGGGGCTGCTCAAGCCCGGGCAGCATGTAGTTACCAGCTCCATGGAACACAATTCGGTTACCCGCCCCCTCCATGTCCTGCAGGGGCGGGGGGTGGAGGTAACCAAAGTGCCCTGCGACCATACCGGGGCCATCCGGGTGGAAGATGTGGCCGCCGCCATTCGGCCTGATACCGTGGCCATTATTATGACCCATGCCTCCAATGTTACCGGAACCATCATGCCCGTGGCCGAGATCGGCCGCCTGGCCCGGAAAAAGGGGTTGCGCTTCATTGTGGATGCTGCCCAAACGGCGGGGGTGCTGGATATTGACGTAGAGGCGATGCACATTGACCTGCTGGCTTTCCCCGGCCACAAGAGCCTGTTGGGCCCGCCGGGGACGGGGGGATTGTATGTGGCGAAGGGGGTGGACCTGACACCGTTAAAAGAAGGGGGTACCGGCAGCCATTCGGATGTTCCGGGCCAGCCGGAGGTGCTACCCGAGCGCTACGAGAGCGGCACCTTGAACACGGTGGGCCTGGCCGGTTTGGGGGCAGGGGTTAAATTTATCCGTTGGGAGGGCATGGAGAGAATCCGGCGGCACGAGCAGGATTTGACCAGGCAGTTCCTGGAGGGACTCAAGAAAATTGAGGGCATACGGGTATACGGGCCCCGGGATGCAACATGCCAGGCTCCGGTGGTTTCCTTTGCCGTAAAAAACCGGCCGGCGGGAGATATTGGCACCATTCTGGACCAAAAGTATAATATTGCCTGCCGGGCCGGGCTGCACTGCGCTCCCGACGCCCACCGGACACTGGGTACTTTTGAACAAAAACTGGTCCGTTTTAGCTTTTCGTATTTTAACCGGCCCGACGAGGTGGATTATGCCCTCAAGTGCCTTTTGGAGATTGTGGAAAAAGACATACCAGCGCCCGAAGGTAGCAGTGGCTGCTGGTGCTAGTGGACATCGAAAAGGGGGAACTGTAAAATGTATGGTTCTCCCGGAATACTTCAATCCGCTTAAGGCACGGCGCTGTCCCGTTCACTCATATGCTCCGCGTAAGATGCGCACCACGGTTCACTTCGGGCCGCTCAGCACTTACCAATAAGGAATTGCCTCTGTGGGAGACCTATGGCACATACCCGCTGTCTGTACTGAAAAAGAATAATTAATTCGGTGAGTGCTGGGTCTTCTGCGGATTGCCCGCGACTAGTTACACTTCGCAGTAAACTTTTAACTTATGTGTTTTGAATCTTTCTTTCGGTTAGCTGATCTTGCGTCCTCGAGAGCCGAGCCGGCCCAGCACTCACCGAAAAAGCTATGCTGGAAAGAGCAGCGTTTAGATAAATTAAACCTTTACATTGGACTGGATCCACTCGACGATGGCTTCCAGGGGGGTGCCGGGAGTAAACAACTCCTTGACCCAGCCGCCCTCCTTAAGGGCCCTTATATCGTCCTCGGGTATGGTACCTCCTCCAATGACAATGATGTCATCGGCACCATTTTCCCTGAGCAGCTGCGTCACCCGGGGGATAAGGGTCATATGGGCCCCGGAAAGAATGCTTAAACCGACCACGTCCACATCTTCCTGGATGGCGGCTTCCACGATTTGTTCCGGTGTCTGGTGCAAGCCGGTATAGATTACCTCCATACCGGCATCCCGCAGCGCCCGGGCGATAACCCGGGCACCGCGGTCGTGGCCGTCAAGGCCCGGTTTGGCAACCAGCACTCTGATCTTTCTGGCCATTTACTTTGCCCTCCTTCACCAGTCAAGTATTCGGTATGAGTTGAGGAACATTGCTTTGCTGCCTCTTGCTAGAACGTTGGTTTCTCTTTGTACTCCCCAAACACTTCCCGCATGACCTGGATTATTTCCCCCTCGGTGGCATAGGCCCGCACGCAGTCCAGGATATAGGGGATGACGTTTTCCGTTCCCTCACAGGCCCGGCGCAGGGCCTCCAGGGTTTCTCTGACCCGGATGTTATCCCGCTCCCGGCGCAGCTTTTGCAACCGGGCTACCTGTTCCTGTTCAATTTTGGGATCGATTTTTAAGATTTCGATTTCCAGCTTTTCATCAGGATTGACAAATTCATTTACACCCACCAGGATCCGCTGCTTGCTGTCCAGGGCCCGCTGGTAACGGTAGGCGGCGTCGGCAATTTCCTGCTGGAAGAAGTTCTGCTCGATGCAGGCCAGAACACCGCCACGCTTTTCAATCTCTTCAAAATATTTTTCCGCTTCTTCTTCCATCTTGTTGGTCAGGGCTTCCACGTAATAGGAACCGGCCAGGGGATCAATTACATTGGCCACCCCGGTCTCATAGGCCAGGATTTGCTGGGTGCGCAGGGCAATCTGTACCGCTTTTTCCGTGGGCAGGGCCAGTACTTCGTCCATGGAATTGGTATGCAGGGACTGGGTACCTCCCAGCACGGCAGCCAGGGCCTCGTAGGCGGTGCGTACAATGTTGTTTTCCGGCTGCTGGGCGGTCAGGCTGCAACCAGCCGTCTGGGTGTGGAAACGCAACAACCAGGAGCGGGGGTCTTTGGCGCCGTATTTTTCCTTCATCCGACGTGCCCAGATGCGCCGGGCTGCCCGGTACTTGGCGATCTCCTCAAAGAAATCGATATGGGCATTAAAGAAGAAGGACAAGCGGGGGGCAAAGTCATCCACATTCAGCCCCGCCTTAATGCCGGCTTCCACGTAGGCAAAACCGTCGGCCAGGGTAAAGGCCAGTTCCTGCACCGCTGTGGAGCCGGCTTCCCGGATGTGATAGCCGCTGATGCTGATGGTATTCCATTTGGGGACGTGACGGCTGGCGTAGGCAAATATGTCGGTGATCAGGCGCATGGAGGGTTCCGGCGGGAAAATCCAGGACTTTTGGGCGATGTATTCTTTCAAAATATCATTCTGGATGGTGCCGGTAAGCTTTTCCGGTCGCACGCCCTGTTTTTCCCCGGTGGCAATATACATGCACCAGATGACGGCAGCCGGGGCATTGATAGTCATGGAGGTGCTCACCTTATCCAGGGGGATGCCGTCAAAAAGGGTTTCCATATCCTGCAGGGAGTCAATGGCCACGCCCACCCGGCCCACTTCACCCAGGGACCGGGGATGGTCGCTGTCGTAACCCATGATGGTGGGCATGTCAAAGGCTACACTTAACCCTGTCTGCCCCTTTTCCAGCAAATACTTATAGCGTTTGTTGGATTCTTTGGCCGTGGCAAAGCCGGCAAACTGGCGCATGGTCCACAGCCGGCCCCGGTACATATTCCTGTAAACCCCCCTGGTAAAAGGGTATTCACCGGGGAACCCCAGATCCCGCTCATAGTCAAGATCCTCGATGTCCAGAGGAGTGTAGAGGTCTTTAACCTCCATGCCCGAAACGGTTTCAAACCGGAAGTCCCGGTCCTTCATCTGACAGCGGTTTTCCCGCCATTTTTCCAGGCCCTCCTTGATCCCTTTCGGTTGATCGTTCATTGCGTTAATCCTCCTTTCCAGGATTGTCTAATTATATCCATGGCTGCCGAGTATGGATCCAGCTGGCGCGCGGCCACTTTTTCCACCAGGTGTTCGTAATGCCTGTCCAGATCCCGGGAAATCAGGTGCACAAGCTGGCGCTGAATTATTTCCGCCAGCTCCCGGCGCACCCTTTCCCTGTTTGTTTCGCCCTTGTTACCCTTACGCCAGGCCCTGTGTTTTTTAATGGTAGCCCACAGTTCCGGGATGCCCCGGTGGTCTATGGCAATGGTGGTC
This window contains:
- a CDS encoding acyl-CoA mutase large subunit family protein gives rise to the protein MNDQPKGIKEGLEKWRENRCQMKDRDFRFETVSGMEVKDLYTPLDIEDLDYERDLGFPGEYPFTRGVYRNMYRGRLWTMRQFAGFATAKESNKRYKYLLEKGQTGLSVAFDMPTIMGYDSDHPRSLGEVGRVGVAIDSLQDMETLFDGIPLDKVSTSMTINAPAAVIWCMYIATGEKQGVRPEKLTGTIQNDILKEYIAQKSWIFPPEPSMRLITDIFAYASRHVPKWNTISISGYHIREAGSTAVQELAFTLADGFAYVEAGIKAGLNVDDFAPRLSFFFNAHIDFFEEIAKYRAARRIWARRMKEKYGAKDPRSWLLRFHTQTAGCSLTAQQPENNIVRTAYEALAAVLGGTQSLHTNSMDEVLALPTEKAVQIALRTQQILAYETGVANVIDPLAGSYYVEALTNKMEEEAEKYFEEIEKRGGVLACIEQNFFQQEIADAAYRYQRALDSKQRILVGVNEFVNPDEKLEIEILKIDPKIEQEQVARLQKLRRERDNIRVRETLEALRRACEGTENVIPYILDCVRAYATEGEIIQVMREVFGEYKEKPTF
- a CDS encoding cobalamin B12-binding domain-containing protein, with product MARKIRVLVAKPGLDGHDRGARVIARALRDAGMEVIYTGLHQTPEQIVEAAIQEDVDVVGLSILSGAHMTLIPRVTQLLRENGADDIIVIGGGTIPEDDIRALKEGGWVKELFTPGTPLEAIVEWIQSNVKV
- a CDS encoding 4Fe-4S dicluster domain-containing protein, with protein sequence MSITESLQKLARSLNLCALGAAPVERYREAPPGHRPDDFLPGARSVVTFACRLSDGPLNNLPHARNQYMVEFEAVNRILLDAAYRIARFLENQGFESMPFGPEAAIGDYARLKGDFSHKHSAVLCGLGSFGINNLLLTPEHGPRVRLASVVTTAELDYNEPLSGELCRRCLKCVQVCPSGALEQWEGRYSSQTGWIINKEKCAHYMFVVNAGKRCGICVSACKLPAKKCGGN
- a CDS encoding aminotransferase class V-fold PLP-dependent enzyme; this translates as MEPERRVVYFDNAATSWPKPPEVLAAMEHCLREVGANPGRAGHKLALAANRLVDETRKELAALFNIRDSDRIVFGLNATEALNLAIKGLLKPGQHVVTSSMEHNSVTRPLHVLQGRGVEVTKVPCDHTGAIRVEDVAAAIRPDTVAIIMTHASNVTGTIMPVAEIGRLARKKGLRFIVDAAQTAGVLDIDVEAMHIDLLAFPGHKSLLGPPGTGGLYVAKGVDLTPLKEGGTGSHSDVPGQPEVLPERYESGTLNTVGLAGLGAGVKFIRWEGMERIRRHEQDLTRQFLEGLKKIEGIRVYGPRDATCQAPVVSFAVKNRPAGDIGTILDQKYNIACRAGLHCAPDAHRTLGTFEQKLVRFSFSYFNRPDEVDYALKCLLEIVEKDIPAPEGSSGCWC
- a CDS encoding DUF1638 domain-containing protein; this encodes MNRVFVCCGVLRPELEKVFAELAKDKGVAEERIYLEPVLHVNLDRLKQSLAGALSGAVGEGKRVLAIYGYLCHPEMEALVKGYGALVSTARNCIEMLLGEDMARLDAEARTFYLTPGWLKNWKQIFIEGLGWDSIDARQKFGLYDRILLLDTGVMPLDEEEILEFFDYTRVPVEIRRFKLQNLRYLVQKMLKEAEFHVDY